The proteins below come from a single Lepeophtheirus salmonis chromosome 4, UVic_Lsal_1.4, whole genome shotgun sequence genomic window:
- the LOC121116674 gene encoding uncharacterized protein, producing the protein MLKVPKNIMIAYLFAIAFVQIAKGAPSTDDPEEEVLSACQLPKDVGDCDKNLTQYFFNSDSEECEEFTFGGCNGNENKFDSIAECNEACKQENEDKSNAYRMGFDQGENPNARFGLGFYGYPNQKPYGPIGHPQYRNNWYEFEPENKWGPINYYPGYPYGGNNNILGVNKHRLAALGYNRGREGYYGNTDDKKTGYYGESRKKLSFGAPRLHGYYGNTDDKKYGYYGEGSQKQGFGPPRIYSGHFSGYPNPLSYRTHKKSAEVEDSESDASW; encoded by the exons atgttaaaagttccaaaaaatatcatgattgcttatttatttgcaatagcATTTGTACAAATTGCGAAGg gagCTCCTTCAACTGATGATCCCGAAGAAGAAGTTCTATCTGCATGCCAACTACCGAAAGATGTTGGAGATTGTGACAAAAATctgactcaatatttttttaattcagataGTGAAGAATGTGAGGAATTTACTTTTGGTGGCTGCAATgggaatgaaaataaatttgacagcATTGCAGAGTGCAATGAGGCCTGCAAACAAGAGAATGAAGACAAATCAAACGCCTATCGTATGGGG tttgatCAAGGAGaa aatCCTAATGCAAGATTTGGACTTGGTTTTTACGGATATCct AATCAGAAACCCTACGGACCT ATTGGACACCcacaatatagaaataattggTATGAATTT gaGCCTGAAAACAAATGGGGACCGATTAATTACTATCCa GGCTATCCATATGGTGGAAACAAC AATATATTGGGAGTAAATAAACACCGTCTAGCG GCACTTGGTTATAATAGAGGTCGAGAG gggTATTACGGAAATACAGAC GACAAGAAAACCGGATAT TATGGAGAAAGTAGGAAAAAACTGAGTTTTGGTGCACCCAGATTACAT gGTTATTACGGAAATACAGAC GACAAGAAATACGGatat tatggagAGGGTAGCCAAAAACAGGGTTTTGGTCCACCCAGGATATAT tctgGACATTTCTCAGGATATCCAAACCCACTATCTTAT AGGACACATAAGAAAAGCGCAGAAGTG GAGGATTCTGAAAGTGATGCCAGCTGgtaa